The Halobacterium sp. CBA1132 genome has a segment encoding these proteins:
- a CDS encoding 5-methyltetrahydropteroyltriglutamate--homocysteine methyltransferase, whose translation MNRIATTPGLFPLPDDAKETLSDLKGHQKHDLVSGDEAPEIEAAYDDVREELVALQRDAGLNRVVEGQARWDDMLAHPLTVHENVETGGIVRYYDNNNFYRDPIVQGELTFSGDLAADLEAASELTDDLQAVVPGPYSLSELATDDYYGDDEQFLAAVADFLAGEVEAFPDVETVFVLEPSLVTDPPEEGEDERASDAIDTVAQAADADVVAHTYWGALEEKVHAHLLDAGVDAIGYDFVTSHEDNLYNVTEYGTKDSVALGVVDGQNTLVESPETIRERVDWFRDSVPDAIEFDDAYVTANTGLFYLPVNRFEQKLQALADATREVTA comes from the coding sequence ATGAACCGAATCGCGACAACACCCGGCCTGTTCCCCCTCCCCGACGACGCCAAAGAGACGTTGTCGGACCTCAAGGGCCACCAGAAGCACGACCTCGTCAGCGGCGACGAGGCCCCCGAAATCGAAGCCGCCTACGACGACGTCCGCGAGGAACTCGTCGCCCTCCAGCGCGACGCCGGCCTCAACCGCGTCGTCGAAGGACAAGCGCGGTGGGACGACATGCTCGCCCACCCCCTGACCGTCCACGAGAACGTCGAGACGGGCGGCATCGTCCGCTATTACGACAACAACAACTTCTACCGCGACCCCATCGTCCAGGGCGAACTCACGTTCTCCGGTGACCTCGCTGCGGACCTCGAAGCCGCAAGCGAGCTCACTGACGACCTGCAGGCCGTCGTCCCCGGCCCGTACTCGCTGTCGGAACTCGCGACCGACGACTACTACGGCGACGACGAGCAGTTCCTCGCCGCCGTCGCCGACTTCCTCGCCGGCGAGGTCGAGGCGTTCCCCGACGTCGAGACCGTCTTCGTCCTCGAACCGTCGCTGGTCACGGACCCGCCCGAAGAGGGCGAGGACGAGCGCGCCAGCGACGCCATCGACACCGTCGCACAGGCGGCCGACGCCGACGTCGTCGCGCACACGTACTGGGGCGCCCTCGAAGAGAAAGTCCACGCCCACCTCCTCGACGCCGGCGTCGACGCCATCGGCTACGACTTCGTCACGAGCCACGAGGACAACCTCTACAACGTCACCGAGTACGGCACCAAAGACTCCGTCGCGCTGGGCGTCGTCGACGGGCAGAACACGCTCGTCGAATCCCCGGAGACCATCCGCGAGCGCGTCGACTGGTTCCGCGACTCGGTGCCGGACGCCATCGAATTCGACGACGCGTACGTGACCGCCAACACCGGCCTGTTCTACCTGCCGGTGAACCGCTTCGAGCAGAAACTACAGGCGCTCGCCGACGCCACCCGCGAGGTGACAGCATGA
- a CDS encoding 50S ribosomal protein L24e, with protein sequence MVQTRTCDYCGDDIEPGTGTMFVHNDGSTVHFCSAKCEKNADLGREPRDVEWTDEESEVEE encoded by the coding sequence ATGGTCCAGACACGCACCTGTGACTACTGTGGCGACGACATCGAACCCGGCACGGGGACGATGTTCGTCCACAACGACGGCAGCACCGTCCACTTCTGCTCTGCGAAGTGCGAGAAGAACGCGGACCTCGGCCGCGAACCGCGCGACGTCGAGTGGACCGACGAAGAGTCCGAGGTCGAAGAGTAG
- a CDS encoding methionine synthase yields the protein MSSNREQFRPDGHDNDHFLLTTVVGSYPKPKWLDRANDLFEDPDADFGDDELAEAEDDAARLITEEHERAGLDVVVDGEMRRNEMVEFFADRIEGYEFNGPVKVWGHNYFDKPSVVSDVAYDESWLVDEYEFTASVADSPVKVPITGPYTLASWSFNEAYDGDDDLAYDLADLVNEEIEKLVDAGARYIQIDEPALATTPDDHAIVGECLERIAAGIPDDVRIGLHVCYGDYSRIYPEILEFPVDEFDLELANGDYEQLDVFTDPEFSKDLALGVVDAHVAEVESVEQIEANIRKGLEVVPPERLTVSPDCGVKLLPREVAYEKMANLVEAARNVEADLDNGAIDVPAAPADD from the coding sequence ATGAGCTCGAACCGCGAGCAGTTCCGCCCCGACGGCCACGACAACGACCACTTCCTCCTGACGACCGTCGTCGGCTCCTACCCGAAGCCGAAGTGGCTCGACCGCGCGAACGACCTGTTCGAAGACCCCGACGCGGACTTCGGCGACGACGAGCTCGCCGAAGCCGAGGACGACGCCGCCCGCCTCATCACCGAGGAGCACGAGCGCGCCGGCCTCGACGTCGTCGTGGACGGCGAGATGCGACGCAACGAGATGGTGGAGTTCTTCGCCGACCGCATCGAGGGCTACGAGTTCAACGGCCCCGTCAAAGTGTGGGGCCACAACTACTTCGACAAGCCCAGCGTCGTCAGCGACGTCGCCTACGACGAGTCGTGGCTCGTCGACGAGTACGAGTTCACCGCCAGCGTCGCGGACAGCCCCGTGAAAGTCCCGATTACGGGGCCATACACGCTCGCGTCCTGGAGTTTCAACGAGGCCTACGACGGCGACGACGACCTCGCGTACGACCTCGCTGACCTCGTCAACGAGGAGATCGAGAAGCTCGTCGACGCCGGCGCGCGCTACATCCAGATCGACGAACCCGCGCTCGCGACGACCCCGGACGACCACGCCATCGTCGGCGAGTGCCTCGAACGCATCGCCGCCGGCATCCCCGACGACGTCCGCATCGGTCTCCACGTCTGCTACGGCGACTACTCCCGCATCTACCCCGAGATACTGGAGTTCCCGGTCGACGAGTTCGACCTCGAACTCGCGAACGGCGACTACGAGCAACTCGACGTGTTCACCGACCCCGAGTTCTCGAAGGACCTCGCGCTCGGCGTCGTCGACGCCCACGTCGCCGAAGTGGAGTCCGTCGAGCAGATCGAGGCCAACATCCGGAAGGGACTGGAAGTCGTCCCGCCGGAGCGGCTCACGGTCAGCCCCGATTGCGGCGTGAAACTCCTCCCGAGGGAGGTCGCCTACGAGAAGATGGCGAACCTCGTGGAAGCCGCGCGCAACGTCGAAGCCGACCTCGACAATGGCGCTATCGACGTCCCGGCCGCGCCCGCCGACGACTGA
- the tmcA gene encoding tRNA(Met) cytidine acetyltransferase TmcA: MVVEAARALREEARAANERRVLVLTGDREACVSAADRVLDALAIPLTGTTLVSTRDALACERVGPRNADELLGTTRDAVVFDAHADCRPNALGRIVGAVDGGGLLLVLTPPLDDWPNRRDAFDEGLAVPPFGVADVAGRFRRRLVETLRAHPGIGIYDVDADTLERDGLMDPAPRLAEPLPEPPADSAFPREAYEACLTGDQMDVLAAFESLRDPPAAVVAEADRGRGKSSAAGLAAACLAREGLDVLVTAPGRRSASELFARARELLADLDALVADDGAIETPAGGRIRFAKPPVAADLPGDPDAVFADEAAAIPVRLLESLLDCERLAFTTTVHGYEGAGRGFDVRFRDRLADAAHDVADVTLADPIRYAAGDPVEVWAFRALLLDSRPAVDLLVEDATTESVTYEALTPDDLLADENLLRETFGLLVYAHYRTEPNDLARLLDAPNLAVRALVHDGHVVSVALLAREGGLDAELRADMYEGARVKGNMIPDVLTSQLRDEDAAVPVGYRVMRIATHHAARSRGLGSRLLGELRAEYEADADWLGVGYGATPELLSFWRANGYSTVHVSTTRNDTSGEYSAIMLDPLSHLGERLHGRHADWFADRAAGVLADSLRDLDPDVARAALRACDAAPELALADSSWRVVAGAAHGPGMYSVDPEPFRRLAVHHLVAGDADLLSAREERLLVAKLLQVRPWDAVAADLDFHSTSQAMRALGDALRPLVDAYGTAAAREELARFTDED, from the coding sequence ATGGTCGTCGAGGCCGCACGGGCGCTCCGCGAGGAAGCCCGCGCCGCGAACGAACGCCGCGTGCTCGTCCTCACGGGCGACCGCGAGGCGTGCGTGTCGGCGGCCGACCGCGTTCTCGACGCGCTCGCGATTCCGCTGACCGGGACGACGCTCGTCTCCACGCGGGACGCACTCGCCTGCGAGCGGGTCGGCCCGCGGAACGCCGACGAACTCCTCGGGACGACCCGCGACGCCGTCGTCTTCGACGCGCACGCCGACTGCCGACCGAACGCGCTCGGGCGCATCGTCGGTGCCGTCGACGGCGGTGGCCTCCTGCTCGTGCTCACGCCGCCGCTCGACGACTGGCCGAATCGACGGGACGCGTTCGACGAGGGGCTGGCCGTCCCGCCGTTCGGCGTGGCGGACGTCGCGGGCCGATTCCGCCGTCGGCTCGTCGAGACGCTCCGAGCGCATCCCGGCATCGGTATCTACGACGTGGACGCCGACACTCTCGAACGGGACGGTCTGATGGACCCAGCGCCCCGCCTCGCCGAACCACTACCCGAACCGCCCGCGGACAGCGCGTTCCCCCGCGAGGCCTACGAGGCGTGTCTCACGGGCGACCAGATGGACGTGCTCGCTGCCTTCGAGTCGCTGCGCGACCCGCCCGCTGCGGTCGTCGCGGAGGCCGACCGCGGCCGCGGGAAGTCCAGCGCTGCCGGCCTCGCCGCGGCGTGTCTCGCCCGCGAGGGACTGGACGTGCTCGTCACCGCGCCGGGCCGCCGGAGCGCCAGCGAACTGTTCGCCCGCGCCCGGGAACTGCTCGCTGACCTCGACGCGCTCGTTGCCGACGACGGCGCCATCGAGACGCCGGCCGGCGGCCGCATCCGGTTCGCGAAACCGCCGGTGGCCGCAGACCTCCCCGGCGACCCCGACGCCGTATTCGCCGACGAAGCCGCCGCAATCCCCGTGCGCCTGCTCGAATCCCTGCTGGACTGCGAGCGCCTCGCGTTCACAACCACTGTCCACGGCTACGAGGGCGCGGGCCGCGGGTTCGACGTGCGCTTCCGGGACCGACTCGCCGACGCCGCCCACGACGTCGCGGACGTGACGCTCGCGGACCCGATTCGGTACGCGGCCGGCGACCCCGTCGAAGTCTGGGCGTTCCGCGCGCTCCTGTTGGACTCCCGCCCCGCCGTCGACCTGCTCGTCGAGGACGCGACTACGGAGAGCGTTACGTACGAGGCGCTCACTCCGGACGACCTCCTCGCGGACGAGAACTTGCTCAGGGAGACGTTCGGCCTGCTCGTGTACGCGCACTACCGCACGGAACCCAACGACCTCGCACGCCTGCTGGACGCACCGAACCTCGCCGTGCGCGCGCTCGTCCACGACGGCCACGTCGTTTCCGTCGCGCTGCTCGCCCGGGAGGGCGGCCTCGACGCGGAGCTCCGCGCGGACATGTACGAGGGCGCCCGCGTGAAGGGGAACATGATTCCCGACGTACTCACCAGCCAACTCCGCGACGAGGACGCCGCGGTTCCGGTGGGCTACCGCGTGATGCGCATCGCCACCCACCACGCCGCCCGCTCCCGAGGACTGGGGTCGCGGCTGCTCGGCGAACTGCGCGCGGAGTACGAGGCCGACGCCGACTGGCTTGGCGTCGGCTACGGCGCCACCCCCGAACTGCTGTCGTTCTGGCGCGCGAACGGCTACTCGACGGTCCACGTCTCGACGACCCGCAACGACACCAGCGGCGAGTACTCGGCGATTATGCTCGACCCGCTCTCTCACCTCGGCGAGCGCCTCCACGGCCGCCACGCCGACTGGTTCGCCGACCGCGCCGCGGGCGTGCTCGCTGACTCGCTACGAGACCTCGACCCGGACGTCGCGCGCGCCGCGCTCCGCGCCTGCGACGCCGCCCCGGAACTGGCCCTCGCGGACTCGTCGTGGCGCGTCGTCGCTGGCGCCGCCCACGGCCCCGGAATGTACAGCGTCGACCCCGAACCGTTCCGACGCCTCGCCGTCCACCACCTCGTCGCCGGCGACGCCGACCTCCTGTCGGCCCGTGAGGAGCGCCTCCTCGTCGCGAAACTCCTCCAAGTTCGACCGTGGGACGCCGTCGCCGCCGACCTCGACTTCCACTCCACGAGTCAGGCGATGCGCGCGCTCGGCGACGCGCTCCGCCCGCTGGTCGACGCGTACGGGACGGCCGCGGCCCGCGAGGAACTCGCACGCTTCACCGACGAAGACTAA
- a CDS encoding mechanosensitive ion channel family protein, which yields MSAPEFVDVAVNDLSTVERVVVTALSMGALVAAILFSRQQSARRDSRLSTVVAALGALLVVVATTVVVVVAWDAETVAWAAVASFQVQATMLVRAFLSVMFLVGVYVGTGVLHRAVSRFVKRTEGISDHQAEITYRIIQISVYVIALVIVLNLWGIELGGLLIGAGFAGIVLGMAARQTLGAVIAGLVLMFSRPFEIGDWVKIGDKDGIVTDITIVNTRLQTFDGEYVMLPNDLVGSDEVVNRSRKGRLRIHVEVGVDYTADVDEAMDLAKEAMGDVEDILTVPRPQVVLKEFGDSAVVLDLRFWIDKPSARRKWRAQTAVISAVKSAFDEAGMKIPFPQREVSGRAETGGFHVRDQPPADTRSDEEPPSAVRRVEDDDE from the coding sequence GTGAGCGCGCCGGAGTTCGTGGACGTCGCGGTGAACGACCTCTCGACGGTCGAGCGCGTGGTCGTGACGGCGCTGTCGATGGGCGCGCTCGTCGCCGCGATTCTGTTCTCCCGCCAGCAGTCCGCGCGCCGCGACTCGCGACTCTCTACTGTCGTCGCAGCCCTCGGTGCGCTCCTCGTGGTCGTCGCGACGACCGTCGTCGTTGTCGTCGCGTGGGACGCCGAGACCGTGGCGTGGGCGGCTGTCGCGAGCTTCCAAGTGCAGGCGACGATGCTCGTCCGCGCGTTCCTCTCCGTGATGTTCCTCGTCGGCGTCTACGTCGGCACCGGCGTCCTCCACCGCGCTGTCAGCCGATTCGTCAAGCGCACGGAGGGCATCAGCGACCACCAAGCCGAAATCACGTACCGCATCATCCAGATTTCGGTGTACGTCATCGCGTTAGTCATCGTCCTCAACCTCTGGGGCATCGAGCTCGGCGGCCTGCTCATCGGGGCGGGGTTCGCCGGCATCGTGCTCGGGATGGCCGCCCGGCAGACGCTTGGCGCGGTCATCGCGGGGCTCGTGTTGATGTTCTCGCGGCCGTTCGAAATCGGGGACTGGGTGAAAATCGGCGACAAGGACGGCATCGTCACGGACATCACTATCGTGAACACGCGCTTGCAGACGTTCGACGGCGAGTACGTGATGTTGCCCAACGACCTCGTGGGATCCGACGAGGTCGTGAACCGCTCGCGGAAGGGCCGGCTTCGCATCCACGTGGAGGTCGGCGTCGACTACACGGCCGACGTCGACGAGGCGATGGACCTCGCGAAGGAGGCGATGGGCGACGTCGAGGACATCCTGACCGTGCCACGGCCGCAGGTCGTGTTGAAGGAGTTCGGCGACTCGGCGGTCGTGCTGGACTTGCGGTTCTGGATCGACAAGCCGAGCGCGCGCCGGAAGTGGCGCGCCCAGACCGCGGTCATCTCCGCGGTGAAGTCGGCCTTCGACGAGGCGGGAATGAAGATCCCGTTCCCGCAGCGGGAGGTCTCCGGGCGCGCGGAGACCGGCGGGTTCCACGTGCGCGACCAGCCGCCGGCCGACACCAGAAGCGACGAGGAGCCGCCGTCGGCGGTCCGTCGCGTGGAGGACGACGATGAGTGA
- a CDS encoding 16S ribosomal RNA methyltransferase A, which produces MTDSRDPDALIRRAGRPDPERDQHFLVDDRVLDRIPTYAESFDRSHVLEIGAGTGALTDRLLEHADHVTTVERDRGYAQFLREEFSDEIDAGRLTVVQGDALDVDLPDYTCCISNLPYGVSSGVTFRLLPEHEPAVLMYQLEFAERMAAEPGTSDYGRLSVATQHYADVELVETVPPEAFEPQPRVESAVVRLTPREPDYEVADEQFFFDFVKALFTQRRKTVRNAIRNTGHISGLDDPDAVVDAVEEAVLSKRPGDLAPGTFAALANVALGIQEGNTP; this is translated from the coding sequence ATGACTGATTCGCGGGACCCGGACGCGTTGATTCGTCGCGCCGGCCGCCCCGACCCCGAGCGCGACCAGCACTTCCTCGTCGACGACCGCGTCCTCGACCGGATTCCGACGTACGCCGAGTCGTTCGACCGCTCGCACGTCCTCGAAATCGGCGCGGGGACGGGCGCGCTCACTGACCGACTGCTCGAACACGCAGACCACGTGACAACCGTCGAGCGCGACCGCGGGTACGCCCAGTTCCTCCGCGAGGAGTTCAGCGACGAAATCGACGCCGGCCGTCTCACCGTCGTGCAGGGTGACGCCCTCGACGTGGACCTCCCCGACTACACTTGCTGTATCTCGAATCTCCCGTACGGCGTCTCCAGCGGGGTCACGTTCCGGCTGCTGCCCGAGCACGAGCCAGCGGTGTTGATGTACCAACTGGAGTTCGCCGAGCGGATGGCCGCCGAACCCGGGACGAGCGACTACGGTCGGCTCTCGGTCGCCACCCAGCACTACGCCGACGTCGAACTCGTCGAGACGGTTCCCCCGGAAGCGTTCGAGCCACAGCCCCGCGTCGAGAGCGCGGTCGTCCGGTTGACGCCCCGCGAACCCGACTACGAGGTCGCCGACGAGCAGTTCTTCTTCGACTTCGTGAAGGCGCTGTTCACGCAGCGCCGCAAGACCGTGCGCAACGCCATCCGGAACACCGGCCACATCTCGGGGCTGGACGACCCGGACGCGGTCGTCGACGCTGTCGAGGAGGCCGTGCTCTCGAAGCGGCCCGGTGACCTCGCGCCGGGGACGTTCGCGGCGCTGGCGAACGTCGCGCTCGGCATTCAGGAGGGGAACACACCGTGA
- a CDS encoding glutamate--tRNA ligase: MDDELRERVRREAETAALFNALKHDSDAQVGAIMGPLMGENPGFREHGDEIPGTIAPVIDDVNAMDRDEKRERLTELAPERVEELDAEDEEDDQVLPDLPNADDYDDIRMRCAPNPNGPWHIGHARMPAVIGTYAEEYDGEFIVRFDDTDPETKRPLVWAYDEILDEIEYLGFEPAEVYRASDRLETYYEHARDLIEKGGAYTCSCPGEEFSELKNSAEACPHREKDVETVREEFAAMVDGEYDSGEMVLRVKTDIEHKNPALRDWVAFRIIDTPHPREEAEQYRCWPMLDFQSGVDDHLTGVTHIVRGIDLQDSAKRQQFVYDYFDWEYPEVIHWGHVQVDAYDVKMSTSTIGELIDAGELDGWDDPRAPTLPSVQRRGIRGEAIVDAMVELGTSTSNVDLSMSAIYSNNRDLVDDDAPRQFLVRDGFDPRGSDAEQSFSATEVPVEGGPDSAHPPVHPEHEDRGERDIPVGDAVLIEEDDLPAVGERVWLKGYGPVRYDGERFEYLDADIDVVREEGVDVVHWVPADDNVRVRLRTMDGDVTGYAEPGFAAVDPDDVVQFVRVGFARCDRHDADESVAYYAHP; encoded by the coding sequence ATGGACGACGAACTCCGCGAGCGCGTCCGCCGCGAAGCCGAGACGGCGGCCTTGTTCAACGCGCTCAAACACGACAGCGACGCCCAAGTCGGGGCCATCATGGGGCCGCTGATGGGCGAGAACCCCGGGTTCCGCGAGCACGGCGACGAGATTCCCGGCACCATCGCGCCCGTCATCGACGACGTGAACGCGATGGACCGCGACGAGAAACGCGAGCGCCTCACCGAACTCGCGCCCGAGCGCGTCGAGGAACTCGACGCCGAGGACGAGGAAGACGACCAAGTGCTTCCGGACCTCCCGAACGCCGACGACTACGACGACATTCGGATGCGCTGCGCGCCGAACCCGAACGGCCCGTGGCACATCGGCCATGCGCGGATGCCCGCGGTCATCGGCACCTACGCCGAGGAGTACGACGGCGAGTTCATCGTGCGCTTCGACGACACCGACCCCGAGACCAAGCGCCCGCTGGTGTGGGCGTACGACGAGATTCTCGACGAAATCGAGTACCTCGGCTTCGAACCCGCGGAGGTCTACCGCGCGAGCGACCGACTGGAGACGTACTACGAGCACGCCCGCGACCTCATCGAGAAGGGCGGCGCGTACACGTGTAGCTGTCCCGGCGAGGAGTTCTCGGAGTTGAAGAACAGCGCCGAGGCGTGCCCGCACCGCGAGAAGGACGTCGAGACGGTCCGAGAGGAGTTCGCGGCGATGGTCGACGGCGAGTACGACTCCGGCGAGATGGTGCTGCGCGTGAAGACCGATATCGAGCACAAGAACCCCGCGCTCCGGGACTGGGTGGCGTTCCGCATCATCGACACCCCGCACCCGCGCGAGGAGGCCGAACAGTACCGCTGCTGGCCGATGCTGGACTTCCAGTCCGGCGTCGACGACCACCTCACAGGCGTCACGCACATCGTCCGCGGCATCGACCTGCAGGACTCCGCGAAGCGTCAGCAGTTCGTCTACGACTACTTCGACTGGGAGTACCCCGAGGTCATCCACTGGGGCCACGTGCAGGTCGACGCCTACGACGTGAAGATGTCCACGTCGACCATCGGGGAACTCATCGACGCGGGCGAACTCGACGGCTGGGACGACCCGCGCGCGCCGACGCTCCCGAGCGTCCAGCGCCGCGGCATCCGCGGGGAAGCCATCGTGGACGCGATGGTCGAGTTGGGAACGTCGACGAGCAACGTCGACCTCTCGATGTCCGCCATCTACTCGAACAACCGCGACCTCGTCGACGACGACGCACCCCGGCAGTTCCTCGTTCGGGACGGCTTCGATCCGCGCGGCTCCGACGCCGAGCAGTCCTTCTCCGCCACCGAAGTCCCCGTCGAGGGCGGCCCGGACAGCGCGCACCCGCCGGTCCACCCCGAGCACGAGGACCGCGGCGAGCGCGACATTCCGGTCGGTGACGCCGTGCTAATCGAGGAGGACGACCTGCCGGCGGTCGGTGAGCGCGTCTGGCTGAAGGGGTACGGTCCGGTTCGCTACGACGGCGAGCGCTTCGAGTACCTCGACGCCGACATCGACGTCGTCCGCGAGGAGGGTGTCGACGTCGTCCACTGGGTGCCCGCCGACGACAACGTCCGCGTCCGCCTGCGGACGATGGACGGCGACGTCACGGGCTACGCCGAACCCGGATTCGCGGCCGTCGACCCGGACGACGTCGTGCAGTTCGTTCGCGTCGGGTTCGCGCGCTGTGACCGCCACGACGCCGACGAGTCGGTCGCGTACTACGCGCACCCCTAG
- the rpl7ae gene encoding 50S ribosomal protein L7Ae, with the protein MPVYVDYDVPADLQERALEALEVARDTGTVKKGTNETTKAVERGNADLVFVAEDVSPEEIVMHLPEIAEEKGIQVVFVETQDELGNAAGLEVGSAAAAVVDAGDAEGDVEDISTKIEDLQ; encoded by the coding sequence ATGCCAGTGTACGTAGACTACGACGTTCCAGCAGACCTCCAGGAACGAGCCCTCGAAGCGCTCGAAGTGGCTCGTGACACGGGTACAGTCAAGAAGGGAACCAACGAGACGACGAAGGCCGTCGAACGCGGCAACGCGGACCTCGTCTTCGTCGCCGAGGACGTCTCCCCCGAGGAGATCGTCATGCACCTCCCCGAAATCGCCGAAGAGAAGGGCATTCAGGTCGTCTTCGTGGAGACGCAGGACGAACTCGGCAACGCCGCCGGCCTCGAAGTCGGCAGCGCCGCCGCGGCCGTCGTCGACGCCGGCGACGCCGAGGGCGACGTCGAGGACATCTCGACCAAAATCGAGGACCTCCAGTAA
- the ndk gene encoding nucleoside-diphosphate kinase — protein sequence MSHHDERTFVMVKPDGVQRGLIGDVVSRLEDKGLKMVGGKFMQISEELAHEHYGEHEGKPFFDGLVEFITSGPVFAMVWEGADATRQVRRMMGATDPQDAAPGTIRGDYGNDLGQNIIHGSDHEDEGANEREIELFFDEDELVDYELDTATWVYEDAGDH from the coding sequence ATGAGCCACCACGACGAGCGCACGTTCGTGATGGTCAAGCCCGACGGCGTCCAGCGCGGTCTCATCGGCGATGTCGTCTCGCGGCTCGAGGACAAGGGCTTGAAGATGGTCGGCGGGAAGTTCATGCAGATCAGCGAGGAACTCGCCCACGAGCACTACGGCGAGCACGAGGGCAAGCCGTTCTTCGACGGGCTCGTCGAGTTCATCACGTCCGGTCCCGTCTTCGCGATGGTCTGGGAGGGCGCCGACGCCACCCGCCAGGTCCGCCGCATGATGGGCGCGACCGACCCGCAGGACGCCGCACCCGGCACGATTCGCGGCGACTACGGTAACGACCTCGGGCAGAACATCATCCACGGTAGCGACCACGAAGACGAAGGCGCGAACGAGCGCGAAATCGAGTTGTTCTTCGACGAGGACGAACTCGTCGACTACGAACTCGACACGGCGACGTGGGTCTACGAAGACGCCGGCGACCACTAA
- a CDS encoding 30S ribosomal protein S28e → MSAEETEEEGSTPAEVIEVVGKTGMHGEAMQVKCRIQEGSNQGRIITRNVLGPVRVGDVLQLKETAREADSIGGQ, encoded by the coding sequence ATGAGTGCTGAGGAAACTGAAGAAGAGGGCTCCACGCCCGCCGAAGTCATCGAGGTCGTCGGCAAGACCGGGATGCACGGCGAGGCGATGCAGGTGAAGTGCCGCATTCAAGAGGGCTCCAACCAGGGACGAATCATCACGCGAAACGTCCTCGGTCCCGTCCGCGTGGGCGACGTCCTCCAGCTCAAGGAGACGGCCCGCGAGGCGGACTCCATTGGTGGTCAGTAA
- a CDS encoding HemK2/MTQ2 family protein methyltransferase, producing MSDGLADRRGTETTVYQPAEDSLLLAKAAVAEIGPRARVLDVGTGSGYVAATVADEAGAEVVGSDLNPFACAQARDRGVPVVRADLVAPFREDAFDVVLFNPPYLPRDEDAARDDWMEVALSGGETGREVVESFLDSVGRVLAPDGFVLVLVSTLTGVEEVVEYAGECGFSAAAVREESHSFETLTVLKLWNN from the coding sequence ATGAGTGACGGGCTCGCCGACCGACGCGGCACGGAGACGACGGTCTACCAGCCTGCCGAGGACTCGCTGCTGCTCGCGAAGGCCGCGGTAGCGGAGATTGGCCCGCGAGCGCGCGTGCTGGATGTCGGCACCGGCTCGGGGTACGTGGCGGCGACAGTCGCCGACGAGGCCGGCGCGGAGGTCGTCGGGTCGGACTTGAACCCCTTCGCGTGCGCGCAGGCTCGGGATCGCGGCGTGCCCGTGGTTCGGGCGGACCTCGTCGCGCCGTTCCGCGAGGACGCCTTCGACGTGGTGTTGTTCAATCCGCCGTACCTGCCGCGGGACGAGGACGCCGCCCGGGACGACTGGATGGAGGTCGCGCTGTCGGGCGGGGAGACCGGTCGAGAAGTCGTGGAGTCGTTCCTCGACAGCGTGGGCCGCGTACTCGCGCCCGACGGGTTCGTGTTGGTGCTGGTGAGCACGCTGACGGGCGTCGAGGAGGTCGTGGAGTACGCCGGCGAGTGCGGGTTCTCCGCGGCGGCCGTCCGCGAGGAGTCGCACTCCTTCGAGACGCTGACCGTCCTCAAACTCTGGAATAACTGA
- a CDS encoding DUF456 domain-containing protein: protein MDPLVAVAFVLLAAGVVGSVLPLLPSGLLSLAGVLVYWWTTGEPGFLLLAVLVGLAVVATLVDWLAGFVGARAGGTSTRTAAMAGVVGFVLMLPGGPLGLLVGVAATVFAVELRASNDVPGSARRAGYATVGVLASAGMQVVLTTTVFAVVAWLRFA, encoded by the coding sequence ATGGACCCGCTCGTCGCGGTCGCGTTCGTGCTCCTCGCCGCCGGCGTCGTGGGGAGCGTCCTCCCGCTGCTCCCGAGCGGCCTGCTCTCGCTGGCCGGTGTCCTCGTCTACTGGTGGACGACCGGTGAGCCCGGCTTCCTCTTGCTCGCCGTGCTCGTCGGTCTCGCGGTCGTCGCTACGCTCGTCGACTGGCTCGCCGGCTTCGTCGGTGCTCGCGCCGGCGGCACCAGCACACGGACGGCGGCGATGGCGGGCGTCGTCGGCTTCGTGCTCATGCTTCCGGGTGGTCCGCTCGGGCTCCTGGTCGGCGTCGCCGCTACCGTCTTCGCTGTCGAACTCCGCGCGAGTAACGACGTGCCCGGGAGCGCGCGGCGCGCCGGCTACGCGACTGTCGGGGTGCTCGCGTCCGCAGGAATGCAGGTCGTGCTCACGACGACCGTGTTCGCGGTCGTCGCGTGGCTCCGGTTCGCCTAG